The genome window TTTTATCTTTAACTCTGTGCGCTCTTCGTTCCTATCTTAGCGCATGAATTTGATTACACCAGATGTGCGTTCCCAGATAACAGAGGTCACCCGTCGTGCCGGCCATATTTGGAGGTATCTTTGACGGGGATACCAAGACGATACAGATCGCTGAGTTAGAGGCGAAGATGGTTGAGCCGGGCTTTTGGGATGACCAGAAGTCGGCACAAAAAGTGATTGGCGAGGCGAATCGCATGAAGGCGATGATTAATCCGACCAAGGCATTTCGTGTCGAGTTGGATGATTTGGCTGCTATGCTTGAATTGGTCGATGAGATGGCGGACGATCCTGATGCCGAGTCGTATCAGCAAGAGGTTTTGGATACTTTGGCACGCATGCAACCGAAGTTGGATGAGCTTGAGTTGGCCTCTTTTTTGAGTGGGCCGAATGATGGCTGTAATGCGCTATTGACTGTGAATTCGGGTGCGGGTGGCACGGAGTCTTGTGATTGGGCAGAGATGTTGTTTCGCATGTATTCACGTTGGGCCGAGCGTGCAGGTTTTTCGGTGGAGGTGCTCGATATCGCTCCGGGTGAAGAAGCGGGCATTAATGCCGCGACGATTCGTATCTCGGGGCCGAATGCGTTTGGCTATGCCAAGGCAGAGCGTGGAGTGCACCGGTTAGTGCGCATTAGTCCGTTTGATTCGGCGGCGCGGCGGCATACGTCCTTCTCGTCGGTTGATGTGATTGCAGAGTTGGAAGACGATGCGGATATAGAGATCGATCCATCGGATCTTCGCACGGATGTGTATCGTGCAAGTGGTAAGGGCGGGCAGCACGTTAATAAAACTGAGTCGGCAGTGCGCTTAACGCACATCCCGAGTGGTATCGTGGTGACCTGCCAGAATGACCGTTCGCAAATTAAAAATAAAGCCACTGCGATGCGCACGTTGAAGTCTCGCTTGTATGAAAAGCAAGAGGACGAGAAGCGCAGCGAAATGGAGAAGTTTTACGGCGAGAAGGGCGATATTGCTTGGGGCAATCAGATCCGCTCGTATGTCTTCCAGCCGTATCAGATGATCAAGGATCTGCGCACCGGTGTGGAGTCTGGTAATATCCAAGCGGTCATGGATGGTGCGCTCGAACCGTTTATTCATGCATGGTTACGTGCCGGTGGTCCGACTTCGCGTAAATCTGCGGCTGAGAGAGAATTTGGAGATGAGTGAGATGGCAGAAGAAGTGCAGGGTTTGAGTCATGCGGCTGTGGTTAAGGCCTTTTCTGAGCAGAGCTTGTTTGAGAACAAGACTTGGCGGTATTCGCCTGTGGCGTTTCCGTTGGATGCAAAACAAGTGGCTGAGATCGCATTGATCGGGCAGGCGTGTTACGATTTCTACCGCGCGCATGAGTCGCTTTATTTGCGCTCGGCAACGGGGAAGAATTTACTACGTAATCGCGAACTTAAGGCGCCGTGGGTTGCGGAGTATCTAGACCGCGGTAAGCCAGACGCGCTGATCGAGCATGCGCGTTCGAAGGCGCTGCGGGGTTCGACGCCAATGGTGGTGCGTCCGGATTTGCTGATGACGGAAAACGGATTTGCGCTCACTGAGATCGATTCGGTGCCAGGGGGGATCGGGCTGACTGCATTTTTAAATCGGCTGTATGAAGGTGTGCATGCCGATGCTCTGATTGGGGCTGGCATGCAGGATATGGTGGAGGCGTTTTATCAAGCGCTCTGCAGTCGCGCGCCGGAGGTCATTTCGCCAATGATTGCCATTCTTGTCAGTGATGAGGCTGCGACGTATCGACCTGAGATGGAGTGGGTCGCCGAGGAGCTACGACTACTCGGACGTCGCGTGTATGTGTATCATGCCGACGATGTGATGCCGCTCGGGGATACGATTTGTGTGCCGATGGATGGTGAACCGCAGCAGGTCGATGTGATCTATCGCTTCTGGGAATTGTTTGATTTGGCGAATGTATCGATCGCTGAGCATTTATTGAAGGCGCGTCGCGAGTCGCAGCTGAGCTTGACGCCGCCGATGCGGCCGTTCCAGGAGGAGAAGCTGAATCTGGCGCTCTTCCATCACCACATGTTGGAGGATTTCTGGAAGGAGGCGTTGCCGAAGGCCTCGTATCGCGTGTTAAAACGAGTGATTCCGCAGTCGTGGATCATGGACCCGGTGGAGTTGCCGCCCAATGCCGTGTTGGATGCGCCCTTGATTGGTGGTAAGCCGATGACTAATTGGTTGCAGTTGGCGGATGCGAGTAAGAAGGAGCGTAATTTGATCATTAAGATCAGCGGATTCCACGAGAGCGCATGGGGCGCACGGAGTGTGACCCTGGGGAGTGACTCTTCGAAGGCCGACTGGGAAAGTGCGATTCAGCAGGCGGTCACCATGGCCGACACCTCGCTGCATATTCTGCAGACTTACGAGAAACCGCGTCGTTTGCGCCACCCTGTCTATAGTGAAGATGGCAGTCTCTATCAAATGGAGGGACGTATGCGTTTGTGCCCGTATTATTTCGTCGATGAAAAAGCGCAGCGTGCGCACTTGCATGGCGTGCTGGCGACATTGTGCCCTGCCGACAAAAAAATCATCCACGGTATGAAGGATGCGGCCTTGTTGCCCTGCGTGCTCGCAGATTGATACCATAGATAGCGATGAGTCCGGTTTGGAGAGGTTTTGCTGGGTTATTCGCAGTTGTTTTCCTTGCTGTCTATGTGACTCAGATGGAGGACAGAGCTGAGGCAGAAGCGGCTCTGATACGCGAAGTTGATCCGATTGAGGTAGCCTCACTGGCATACGAACGTGGTGACCTTACTTTCTATGAAGTGTGGTTTTCACGAACAGACAAGGACGGGCGAGAGGTGGGTGGTTGGATTTTGCTTGGTCAGAAAGAGATCCCTGAAGGGCTCTTAGGCGCTTATCCTGATCGATTCCAGTTCCGCAATTCCAAACATTTTGGCTTAACGCATGAGCAGAACTTATTCAGTCGAAGGGCACGTAAATGGTCACTCGCATACAATACTCACCTAGCAAAACTCCTATCTCCTGAGCTAGCGAATCCCTGAAGTGGGCAAATGCCTAAAATTGCGCCATGTTGGTGTTTTTTTGGCATCCTTTTAAGAGTGAAAATACGCATTATCACGCGTGCGCCCTGTGTGTAAACTGTTGAATACGTGAGGTTTTTTGTATAGTTGCGTGCGCGTAGCGTTTCAACTTGTTCGTTGCATAGATTTTACAAAGAACTGGCCTCTTTTGTGCTTTCACTCTTTCAAATTTTCAAAAAATAGTTAATTTTTTCGCTTTAAATATTACTGCGTCGGCAGAATTTTATAAATTTCCACACATAAATACGTTATGACCAATACAGCAAAAAAAACCGCAAAACCTGCGGCTAAAAAAACCGCAGCCAAAAAGGCTAAGGTTACAAAAGCGACAGATACATCCTTTCGCTTTAGCACTGAATCTACCAAGGACTCGATGAAAGCATCGATTCTCAATCACTTACGCTTCACGCTGGCACGTCACCCAGAGAACGCGACGAAGGACGAGTGGTGGACTGCGACCTGTTACGCCGTGCGTGACCGAGTGCTTGATCGCTTCATGAAGACTCAGGGTGTGCACCATGAGAAAAAGGTGCGCCGTGCTTACTATTTGAGCTTGGAGTATTTGATGGGCCGCTTGTTGGTTAATAATTTGCACAACTCGGGCTTGTTTGAACAGACCCGTGATGCGCTGGGTGAACTCGATCAGGATTTCAATGCCATCGCGAATGAAGAGGCGGATATGGGGCTCGGTAATGGTGGACTCGGTCGCTTGGCTGCATGTTTCCTCGATTCCTTGGCATCGTTGGATCTCCCAGCGATTGGCTATGGTATTCACTACGAATTCGGTCTGTTCCGTCAGGAGTTTAAAGACGGTTACCAAGTTGAGCATCCGGATGCATGGATGGAGAAGGGCTGCCCTTGGGAGGTGATGCGCCCGAATTTTGCGCAAGAAGTTCAGCTCTACGGTCGTGTTGAGCATCATATGGATGACAAAGGCGCTTTCCGTCCTGTCTGGGTCGACCAGAAGACCATTGAAGGGGTGCCATACGACATCGCGATCGTCGGTTATGGTGGCGAGACTGTGAATTTCCTCCGTCTTTGGGATTCAAAGGCATCGAGTGAGTTTGACTTCAACATCTTTAACGATGGCGGGTATGTTGACGCCGTGCGTGAAAAGGCAATGGGAGAGACGATCTCCAAGGTGCTGTATCCGAATGACTCGACAGAGAATGGTAAGGAACTTCGTTTGGTTCAGCAGTATTTCTTCGTGAGTTGCTCGTTGAAGGATATCATCCGCCGCTTCCTTGCGAATCACAGTGATTGGTCTGAGTTCCCTGAGTTCAATGCGATCCAGCTCAACGATACGCACCCTGCGATTACTGTCGCTGAGCTTATGCGTTTGTTGATCGATCAATACGGCCTGAACTGGGATGACGCATGGGCGATCACCAGTAAGACCTGTAACTATACAAATCATACGCTTCTTCCTGAAGCGTTAGAGAAGTGGAGTGTGCCACTCTTTGAGAAGGTGCTTCCTCGCCACTTGGAGATTATCTACGAGATCAATGCGCAGTTCCTCGAAAATGTAGTTGAAGCTAAATGGCCTGGTGACAGCGCTAAGAAGGCTGAGCTTTCAATCATCGAAGAAGGTCATCCAAAGATGATCCGCATGGCATATTTGTCAGTCGTTGGTTCTACTAAGGTCAATGGTGTGGCAGCGTTGCACACTGATTTGCTGAAGAAGAATCTGTTCAAGACCTTCCATGAATTGTATCCGAACAAGTTGATCAACATGACCAATGGTATTACACCGCGTCGTTGGTTGCTCGCATGTAATCCAGGACTCAGTGAATTGATTTCGGAGAAGGTTGGTTGCGATTGGCCGAAGCACCTTGATAAGCTGCAGGGCATTGCGAAATTCGCAGACGATGCAGCATTCCAGAAGCGCTACATGGATATCAAGCGTGCGAACAAGCAGGCATTTGCTGACTTCGTGCTCGAAGATTCCGGCACGGTGATTAGCCCAGATGCGATCTTCGATGTGCAGATCAAGCGTCTGCACGAATACAAGCGTCAACACCTCAACGTGCTGCACATTCTGACGCTTTACCGCCGCTTGCTGAACGATCCAGATTACGACATGAATCCACGTGTATTCATCTTTGGTGCGAAGGCTGCACCAGGGTATGCACTGGCGAAGAACATTATTCGTGCGATTAACAAAATTGCTGAACTCGTTAACAACGACGAGCGCATCAACGATAAGATCAAGATCGTCTTCCCGCAAAACTATCGTGTCACGATGGCTGAGAAGATGATTCCAGCAGCCGACATTTCTGAGCAGATCTCGACTGCAGGTAAGGAAGCATCTGGCACGGGTAACATGAAGCTTGCGCTGAATGGTGCACTCACAGTTGGCACACTCGACGGTGCGAACGTTGAAATCGGCGAAGAAGTCGGCGATGAGAACATCTTCATCTTCGGTAACACGGTTGATGAAGTTGAAGCACTCAAGGCTCAAGGCTATAACCCATACGATTACTACAACAGTAATTGGGAGCTCAAGTCTGTGATCGATTGGTTGCGCTCGGACTACTTCACTCCTGGAGAGAAGGATGCA of Lentimonas sp. CC4 contains these proteins:
- the prfB gene encoding peptide chain release factor 2 (programmed frameshift) produces the protein MNLITPDVRSQITEVTRRAGHIWRYLDGDTKTIQIAELEAKMVEPGFWDDQKSAQKVIGEANRMKAMINPTKAFRVELDDLAAMLELVDEMADDPDAESYQQEVLDTLARMQPKLDELELASFLSGPNDGCNALLTVNSGAGGTESCDWAEMLFRMYSRWAERAGFSVEVLDIAPGEEAGINAATIRISGPNAFGYAKAERGVHRLVRISPFDSAARRHTSFSSVDVIAELEDDADIEIDPSDLRTDVYRASGKGGQHVNKTESAVRLTHIPSGIVVTCQNDRSQIKNKATAMRTLKSRLYEKQEDEKRSEMEKFYGEKGDIAWGNQIRSYVFQPYQMIKDLRTGVESGNIQAVMDGALEPFIHAWLRAGGPTSRKSAAEREFGDE
- a CDS encoding glycogen/starch/alpha-glucan phosphorylase, giving the protein MTNTAKKTAKPAAKKTAAKKAKVTKATDTSFRFSTESTKDSMKASILNHLRFTLARHPENATKDEWWTATCYAVRDRVLDRFMKTQGVHHEKKVRRAYYLSLEYLMGRLLVNNLHNSGLFEQTRDALGELDQDFNAIANEEADMGLGNGGLGRLAACFLDSLASLDLPAIGYGIHYEFGLFRQEFKDGYQVEHPDAWMEKGCPWEVMRPNFAQEVQLYGRVEHHMDDKGAFRPVWVDQKTIEGVPYDIAIVGYGGETVNFLRLWDSKASSEFDFNIFNDGGYVDAVREKAMGETISKVLYPNDSTENGKELRLVQQYFFVSCSLKDIIRRFLANHSDWSEFPEFNAIQLNDTHPAITVAELMRLLIDQYGLNWDDAWAITSKTCNYTNHTLLPEALEKWSVPLFEKVLPRHLEIIYEINAQFLENVVEAKWPGDSAKKAELSIIEEGHPKMIRMAYLSVVGSTKVNGVAALHTDLLKKNLFKTFHELYPNKLINMTNGITPRRWLLACNPGLSELISEKVGCDWPKHLDKLQGIAKFADDAAFQKRYMDIKRANKQAFADFVLEDSGTVISPDAIFDVQIKRLHEYKRQHLNVLHILTLYRRLLNDPDYDMNPRVFIFGAKAAPGYALAKNIIRAINKIAELVNNDERINDKIKIVFPQNYRVTMAEKMIPAADISEQISTAGKEASGTGNMKLALNGALTVGTLDGANVEIGEEVGDENIFIFGNTVDEVEALKAQGYNPYDYYNSNWELKSVIDWLRSDYFTPGEKDAFAPLCNSLLEGGDPYLCLADYADYVRAQEDADKAFSDKKRWAKMAIINTASMGKFSSDRTISEYAEQIWNLKPVKIGK